TCGATGATTGTCGTGTCATTGTGCAGGTTGGCCATCAGCAGGCGGCCGCTCATGTACTCGTACAGGGCATCGAGATTCTGGGCGATTTCGCCGCCAACATTCTTGTCGAGGCTGGCGCGCAAACCGCTGTCGATGATCGTGATCGCCTTGGAAATGGCTTGCCCCTTGGCGGTGATGGCGTTTCCGGCCTTCATGTGCTGCAGGGCCGAAGCCAGCGCCGCGAGTGCGCCATCGAACAGCATGACGATCAGCTTGTGCGGACTGGCGGCAACCACTCCGGTTTCGATGCCGACCTTGGCGTAAGCGTTTGCGCCGCTGCGCGCGGATCCAAACATTGGCGTTTCCTTTGCTATGTTCCGGGCCCTGTTCAGGACTGGGAAAGATTGCTGATCTGTTCCAGTTGCTGTGTCAGGTATGAACTGGTGGAGTTCAACTTGCTGATCATCACATCCAGCGCGGTGAACTGCTTGCGATATCGTGCCTCGATCTCGGTCAGCCGGGCATCGAGTTTTTCCCGTTCCTTGCTGACGTTGGTGATGCCGTCCTGAAGACTCTTCGTGCGCCCGGAAATCATGCCGTCTTTACTGTTGACGAATTCGTCGAGCAGGTTGGTGAGGTGGAAGGCATAACCTTGCGAAAAATTCACCGTGCCGCGCGATCCGGTGGCGCCACCGGTGATCTGCAGTTTCAATCCGGCCGCCGTGGAACCCGCCGCCCCGGTCAGGAACTGGCCCGACCCGCCCGCAGCAATGCCACCGATGGTGCCGGCGACATCCACGCCATCGGTCGCGGCAGGCGATGCGCCTACCAGCACGCTGGCGGCATTGCCGCTCAGACTGACCTTTGAAGTGGAGCCAAAGGTGTTCGACGTCAGACTGAGCTTGCCGCTGGCGTCGATCGTTGCACTGA
The Noviherbaspirillum cavernae DNA segment above includes these coding regions:
- the fliS gene encoding flagellar export chaperone FliS, with amino-acid sequence MFGSARSGANAYAKVGIETGVVAASPHKLIVMLFDGALAALASALQHMKAGNAITAKGQAISKAITIIDSGLRASLDKNVGGEIAQNLDALYEYMSGRLLMANLHNDTTIIEEVQRLLNELKGAWEAIDPAAGALPPETLTEMPMPTQAYDPLAPSMPRLVKA